TCTCCATTATTCGATCCGGAAAGCTGTAGCATCGGTTTACGGGTGAGGGGAATTACTTTTCAATCCCGACGCGGGCCGCAACGCCATTTTCGTAATAATGCTTAACGGCTCGCATTTCGGTGACCAGATCGGCCAATGCGATAATGCGATCCGTGGCGCCACGCCCCGTAATCACCAATTCGATTTCCGAAGGTTTGGTAAGAATCAGCGTCTCAAGTTCATTCTCCGAAATGAGCCCGCACCTTACAGCGACATTGGCCTCTTCAAGTATGACGACTTGAAATTGTCCGGAAGCGATCACTTCCCGAATTCGCATCAGGCCCTTTTGGGAAAGCGCCATATCCTCCGGGTCGGGCTTGCCGCGCAAAAACCGGCCCTGGCCGAATTGCTCCACCATAATCAAATCGGAAAAACGGGACAATGCCTTGATCTCGCTATAATCTCCTTTTTTCATAAATTGCCCGATATAGACCTTGAATCCGGCGCCGGCCGCCCGAATGGCCAACCCCAACGCGGCCGTCGTTTTGCCTTTGCCGTCCCCGGTATAGACTTGTACAAATCCTTGCATGATGATTTCTCCTCGCTTTGTCTCATTTTTTTTCGGTGATAATAGCGATAATTGCATTTTGTTTCAAATGCAAATAATGAATTGCCCTGATCGTCAACAATGGGCGAGCGATTGCCCTGTCTTTTGGACGACAAATAGTTGACAACTGATTCATAAACGGGGCAATTGATGGGGGCAACCTTATCCTGCCGGACTTGACCGGGTATTCAGCGTCTTTTTATATATTCCGGTTTTTCCCGGAAGGCTAGCTTGAGAAGGCTTTTGAGCATGGGAGAGGCCGCTTTTAGCTGATGTCTTTGCAACGACTTGATGGGAGGAACGATGGGGCTTAAGGAACATGAGTACATTCGTCAGACACTGGAGCGCTATACCAACTGTAAGCTGGAAGAGTTTTGCGGTCATGTGCTGATCACCAATTTCCGCCAGTACATCAAGGCCTTTTCCGAGCGTACCGGGGGTGAAATTCACGAGGGCAATTTTAGAATCGTCAATGCCCCCGAGATGGACTGCACCATGATTGATTTCGGCATCGGCTCCCCCCAGGCGGCGCTGGTGATCAACGGCTTGGCCTATCTTGATAACCTGAAATCGGTGATCATGCTCGGCATGTGCGGCGGCATTGATGATATTCTGAAAGTGGGTGATTTTGTGGTGCCATCGGCCGCGATTCGGGGAGAGGGGACCAGCCGCCATTATCTGCCCACGGAATTTCCGGCGCTTCCGGCAATGAGTGTGAACCTGCTATGCCTCGGAGCTGTCAAGGCCCGAAAGATCAGTCCCCGTTGCGGCATCGTGTATACTACGGACCGGCGCTTATGGGAGTTCGACGAACCCTTTGTTGAATTTCTCAGGACACAGCGGATTCTGGCCATTGAAATGGAACTGGCCACACTGTTTTCCGTGGCATATCGGTATGAGGTGCCCATCGGATCGATCATGCTGGTCTCGGATATGCCCCTGCAGCGCCGTGGCATCAAGGACAAGAAACTGCACGATGAAATTTACAACAATTACATGAGTACCCATCTGGACATTGCCCTGGATGCGGTGTCCAATCTCAAAGCCCGATGGCCGGAGGTGGAGCGACAACTGCGTAGCGAGTGGTAACCCGTTTTTTTTTTGCGGGCCCCCTTGCGGGCGGTTTTCTTTACGTGCCCAATATGTCGGATATCAGCTTGTTGCGTTCTCGTGTGGAAAGATAGGGGGTCATGCGGACATTGAGGATTTTATCCTCTCGTTCTTTTTTCCTCGCTGCCGCTTGGGTTGCCTTTGAAATGAGATCATTTAACTTGCTCGGTTTTGTCAGATAATCAAAGGCGCCGCATTTAAACGCTTCGACGACGGAATTTACCGTGGGATGGCCTGTTAGGATGACGACTTCCACGAGGGGGTGCTTTTTCTTTAATATGCTAAGCGTTTGAATGCCATCGAGATCAGGCAGTTGAAGATCGAGAAATACAATGTCAATGGTGTTGGTTTCTTCCAGACGGTTCAGTGCCGTCATTCCGGAAAAAACACAGTCTACCGTGAATCCCCTTTCCCGCAGGCGTTGGGCAATTGTTTCAATAAATGGCTTATTGTTATCGACAAAAAGAATGTTAATCGAGGTCATAATCGCCTCCATAGAGTGAATCGGAAAACGTAGCCTGTGCCCAAACACTTTTCGTGCCCTTTATCCCGATATTTTTGCCGGTTCGATAGGTTGGCTGCTTCATTGGTTTGGAACAGGCGTTAAGTCACCCCGTGATGAGATCCAAAGTTCAAGATCAAGGCGCGCCAATTTAGAAAACGATGCGCAGCTATGTCACACCACCATGGCGAGGAAATCTGTCTACCGTCGATATTGGATTTTTATGAAGTCGTCAAATAGAGGATGTTTTTAATTGACAATAAGCGAGGCGCTATTAGAATATTGATTATTCCATCCCAAATATTTGGGGTCGTTCCATTGAATCGTCTTGAACTCGGTTGCGGCGGTTTTTTCGTCCATTTCATAAACCGGGCGAATATGACTTGCCAGTTTTCATGGCACAGGCATTCCCGCAACAAGAACCATCTGATTCAAGATGATCGAAAAATTTCATTTCATATTCAACTACTTGAAAAGGAGAAAGCGAGATGAAAAAATCAAATGTTGTCGCATTTTGGGGGTTCACGTTGGCTTTTGCATTGGTGATGGCCGTATCGTATCAGGGAATTTCGAATGCTGCGGATGCGACGGTCATTAAGATTTGGGATTTTTCTGTGAAAACCGAGGCAACGGCCGCCGGCACCAGTTTAAAAATCGATCCGCAAGTCGTAAAGATTCCCAAGGATGGAATTGTGGTATGGGTGAACACAGCATATTTTTCAGAGGTGAAGGTGATCTTTGAGGAAGCCAAGAGATGCGCAGACTTGGTCAGCAATCCCAGAGACTTCGTTACGAATACGGAAAGTAACTGCTTTGTAACCACTTTTATGCCTTATGGGGCCACCAGTTCTTTGGTTTTTCCGGAACCTGGGGTATTTAAATACAAGGTGCAATCCCAAGATGGGGCGTTGACGACGGAAGGCACCATTGAAGTGGCGAAGTGATTACGACCGAACCACCGCTCTTCAAAAGCATCAAGTCCGATTTGTCATGCAAAAGGAGGGGGATGGAGCCTGCTTTATCGTGCTCAGTCGACGATTGGTTTCATCCCCTTTTCCAGATATTCTTTTGCCAGATCGATATAGATCTGTTTGCCCCAGTTCCAGACTTTCTCATCTTTCGCGCTGACTTTCCGAACGATCTGCGCCGGATTGCCGGCGGCAACGACCCTTGGCGGAATGATTTGGTTCATTTTTACCACGCAGCCCTCGGCGATAATGGCACCATCTCCGATTTCCGACCAGATGGAGAGAATGGCGTTCATGCCGATTACCGCTCGATCGCCGATAAAGTTGCCGTGAATGACGGCGCCGTGTCCGAGCGTAACGACAGCACCGATTCGGTTTGTTTTGCCGGGAGGCGCGTGTATAATGACGCCTTCCTCCACCGCTGTGCCGTCACCGATTTCGATTTGGCCATAGTCGCCTCTTAGAATAGCGCCGTGCCCGATATAGCAATTATCGCCAATGGACACATTCCCGATGACCATGGCCAGCTCACTGATATAGGTATCTTTCCCAAAGGTGGGACGGTTACCGTTAAATTCATACCGCATGCAGAATCCTTTCTAAAAAGTCATGAGTGAAGTTCACCTTTGCAGGGGGTTCATCCGACATTCTCTCCCCTGATCAAAGAGATGGCGGCGCTTGCCAAGAACCAAAGGCAGGCAACGAGAATGATGGTCGCCCCGGTGGCCGTGCCGGCCCATTGCTGAGCGGATATCAGAAGGCCGGCCACCGCGGACGATATGCTGATCAGCAGGGCCCACCAAAACATGGCGCCGGCCGAACGCGCCAGATTGCGGGCGCCTGCAGCCGGAACAATGAGCAGGGCGGTTACCAGCAGCACACCCA
This Desulfobacterales bacterium DNA region includes the following protein-coding sequences:
- a CDS encoding cob(I)yrinic acid a,c-diamide adenosyltransferase, whose product is MQGFVQVYTGDGKGKTTAALGLAIRAAGAGFKVYIGQFMKKGDYSEIKALSRFSDLIMVEQFGQGRFLRGKPDPEDMALSQKGLMRIREVIASGQFQVVILEEANVAVRCGLISENELETLILTKPSEIELVITGRGATDRIIALADLVTEMRAVKHYYENGVAARVGIEK
- a CDS encoding AMP nucleosidase; the protein is MGLKEHEYIRQTLERYTNCKLEEFCGHVLITNFRQYIKAFSERTGGEIHEGNFRIVNAPEMDCTMIDFGIGSPQAALVINGLAYLDNLKSVIMLGMCGGIDDILKVGDFVVPSAAIRGEGTSRHYLPTEFPALPAMSVNLLCLGAVKARKISPRCGIVYTTDRRLWEFDEPFVEFLRTQRILAIEMELATLFSVAYRYEVPIGSIMLVSDMPLQRRGIKDKKLHDEIYNNYMSTHLDIALDAVSNLKARWPEVERQLRSEW
- a CDS encoding response regulator encodes the protein MTSINILFVDNNKPFIETIAQRLRERGFTVDCVFSGMTALNRLEETNTIDIVFLDLQLPDLDGIQTLSILKKKHPLVEVVILTGHPTVNSVVEAFKCGAFDYLTKPSKLNDLISKATQAAARKKEREDKILNVRMTPYLSTRERNKLISDILGT
- a CDS encoding gamma carbonic anhydrase family protein; translation: MRYEFNGNRPTFGKDTYISELAMVIGNVSIGDNCYIGHGAILRGDYGQIEIGDGTAVEEGVIIHAPPGKTNRIGAVVTLGHGAVIHGNFIGDRAVIGMNAILSIWSEIGDGAIIAEGCVVKMNQIIPPRVVAAGNPAQIVRKVSAKDEKVWNWGKQIYIDLAKEYLEKGMKPIVD